A window from Pseudomonas frederiksbergensis encodes these proteins:
- a CDS encoding flavin-containing monooxygenase, translated as MTTEKIKTDTLIVGAGQAGVAMSEHLSKLGVPHLVLERNRIAERWRTGRWDSLVANGPAWHDRFPGLDFDDLSPDDFAPKERVADYFEAYAKKFNAPIRTGVDVLKVERNVGRPGFTIETSEGVIEANRVVAATGPFQRPVIPPIAPKDQPFTQIHSAEYRNPAQLPEGAVLVVGAGSSGVQIADELQRAGKKVYLSVGAHDRPPRAYRNRDFCWWLGVLGEWDQAAMKPGREHVTIAVSGAHGGRTVDFRGLAHRGMTLVGLTQSFNGGVATFQPNLAENLARGDENYLALLNAADAYIERNGLDLPEEPEARMTFSDPECVTNPILELDLAQAGVTSIIWATGFATDYSWLKVDAFDDNGKPAHQRGVSSEPGVYFLGLPWQSRRGSSFIWGVWHDAKYVADHIAIQRSYLDYHDAAQREAETVPAAQKATVSA; from the coding sequence ATGACCACTGAAAAAATAAAAACAGATACGCTGATTGTTGGCGCCGGTCAGGCTGGCGTGGCCATGAGTGAACACTTGAGCAAACTCGGCGTGCCGCATTTGGTACTGGAGCGCAACCGTATCGCCGAACGCTGGCGCACCGGACGCTGGGATTCGCTGGTGGCCAACGGTCCGGCCTGGCACGACCGTTTTCCCGGTCTCGATTTCGACGACCTCAGCCCCGACGACTTCGCCCCGAAAGAGCGGGTCGCCGACTATTTCGAAGCCTACGCCAAAAAATTCAACGCCCCGATCCGCACCGGCGTGGACGTGCTGAAGGTTGAGCGCAATGTCGGTCGCCCGGGCTTCACCATAGAAACCTCTGAAGGCGTGATCGAGGCCAACCGCGTGGTGGCTGCCACCGGGCCTTTCCAGCGTCCGGTCATCCCGCCGATTGCGCCGAAAGATCAGCCATTCACCCAAATCCACTCGGCCGAATACCGCAACCCGGCGCAACTGCCCGAGGGTGCAGTGCTGGTCGTCGGCGCCGGTTCGTCGGGCGTGCAAATCGCCGATGAACTGCAGCGTGCCGGCAAGAAGGTGTACCTCTCGGTCGGTGCCCACGACCGCCCTCCTCGCGCCTATCGCAACCGTGATTTCTGCTGGTGGCTGGGTGTGCTGGGCGAATGGGATCAGGCCGCCATGAAACCTGGCCGGGAACACGTCACCATCGCGGTCAGCGGCGCACACGGCGGCCGCACGGTGGACTTCCGTGGGCTGGCCCATCGCGGCATGACGCTGGTGGGTTTGACCCAATCGTTCAACGGCGGCGTAGCGACTTTTCAACCGAACCTTGCCGAGAACCTGGCGCGCGGCGATGAGAACTATCTGGCGCTGCTCAACGCGGCTGACGCCTACATCGAGCGCAACGGCCTGGACTTGCCGGAAGAACCTGAAGCGCGCATGACCTTTTCCGATCCGGAATGCGTGACCAACCCGATTCTTGAACTCGACCTGGCCCAGGCCGGCGTGACCTCGATCATCTGGGCCACCGGTTTTGCCACGGATTACAGCTGGCTCAAGGTTGATGCCTTCGACGACAACGGCAAGCCAGCGCATCAGCGCGGCGTCTCGAGCGAGCCGGGCGTGTATTTCCTCGGCCTGCCGTGGCAGTCCCGCCGCGGGTCTTCGTTCATCTGGGGCGTTTGGCACGACGCCAAGTACGTGGCGGATCACATCGCCATCCAGCGTTCCTACCTCGACTACCACGACGCCGCGCAACGCGAGGCTGAAACCGTCCCGGCCGCCCAAAAAGCAACCGTCAGCGCTTGA
- a CDS encoding RidA family protein gives MSTPTHTRIRMFNTKETYPNQSLDNDLCQAVRAGNTVYVRGQVGTDFEGNLVGLGDPRAQTEQAMRNVKQLLEEAGSDLSHIVKTTTYLIDPRYREPVYQEVGKWLKGVFPISTGLVVSALGQPQWLMEIDVIAVIPE, from the coding sequence ATGTCCACGCCAACTCATACCCGTATTCGCATGTTCAACACCAAGGAAACCTACCCGAACCAGAGCCTGGACAATGACCTGTGCCAGGCCGTCCGGGCCGGCAACACTGTGTATGTTCGCGGTCAGGTCGGGACTGATTTCGAAGGCAACCTGGTGGGCCTCGGTGACCCGCGAGCGCAAACCGAGCAAGCCATGCGCAACGTCAAACAGTTGCTGGAAGAGGCTGGTAGCGACCTTAGCCATATCGTTAAAACCACCACTTACCTGATCGATCCGCGGTATCGCGAGCCGGTTTATCAGGAAGTGGGCAAGTGGCTGAAGGGCGTGTTTCCGATTTCGACCGGGTTGGTGGTCTCCGCACTGGGGCAGCCGCAGTGGTTGATGGAGATTGATGTGATTGCGGTGATTCCCGAGTAG
- a CDS encoding SulP family inorganic anion transporter yields MSDSDASSPVPEPGRIAHRNTSGQSGWSRWLPGLRTLREYQIAWLRHDIMAGLVLTTMLVPVGIAYAVASGVPGIYGLYATIVPLLAYALFGPSRILVLGPDSSLAAVILAVVLPLSGGDPHRAVALASMMAIVSGVVCILAGIMRLGFITELLSKPIRYGYMNGIALTVLISQLPKFFGFSIESDGPLRNIWAIFNAVIEGKTNWAAFTIGAATLIVILLLKGFKRVPGILIAVAGATIAVGVLDLAERAGVSVLGVLPQGLPAFAIPWITRADIVPVLIGGCAVALVSFADTSVLSRVYAARTRTYVDPNQEMAGLGFANLAAGFFQGFAISSSSSRTPVAEAAGAKTQLTGVVGALAVALLLMVAPNLLQNLPTSALAAVVIASAIGLIEVADLRRIYRIQRWEFWLSIVCTVGVAVFGAIEGIGLAIVIAVIEFLWDGWRPYSAVLGRVDGVKGYHDIQRYPDAHLIPGLVLFRWDAPLFFANAELFNDRVLDAVAASPTPVRWLVVAAEPVTSVDVTSADMLAELDDTLHAAGIKLCVAEMKDPVKDKLKRFGLFARLGETAFFPTIGNAVDSYLMIHPAEGAR; encoded by the coding sequence ATGAGCGATTCGGATGCTTCGTCTCCCGTCCCGGAACCGGGCCGGATTGCACACCGCAATACCAGCGGGCAATCCGGCTGGAGCCGCTGGCTTCCCGGGCTTCGCACGTTGCGCGAGTACCAGATTGCCTGGTTGCGTCACGACATCATGGCCGGGCTGGTGCTCACCACGATGTTGGTGCCCGTCGGCATCGCCTATGCCGTGGCTTCGGGCGTACCCGGCATCTATGGCCTCTATGCGACCATCGTTCCGCTACTCGCTTATGCATTGTTCGGGCCTAGCCGGATTCTGGTGCTGGGTCCGGATTCTTCACTGGCCGCGGTAATCCTGGCTGTCGTCCTGCCCCTGTCGGGCGGTGATCCGCATCGCGCCGTCGCACTTGCAAGCATGATGGCGATCGTTTCAGGCGTCGTCTGTATCCTGGCGGGCATCATGCGTTTGGGCTTCATTACCGAGTTGCTTTCCAAGCCGATCCGCTACGGGTACATGAACGGCATCGCGCTGACCGTATTGATCAGCCAACTGCCCAAGTTTTTCGGTTTTTCGATTGAGTCCGATGGCCCGCTGAGAAACATATGGGCAATCTTCAACGCGGTGATTGAAGGAAAGACCAACTGGGCTGCGTTCACGATCGGCGCCGCTACCTTGATCGTGATCCTGCTGCTCAAGGGCTTCAAGCGCGTACCGGGCATCCTGATCGCCGTGGCGGGCGCCACCATCGCCGTCGGTGTGCTGGACCTTGCCGAGCGTGCGGGTGTGTCGGTCCTCGGTGTTCTGCCACAAGGGTTACCTGCGTTCGCCATCCCCTGGATTACCCGCGCCGATATTGTCCCCGTGCTCATCGGCGGGTGCGCCGTTGCCTTGGTGTCGTTCGCCGACACCAGCGTGCTCTCGCGTGTCTATGCGGCACGGACCCGCACCTATGTCGATCCGAACCAGGAAATGGCGGGGCTCGGTTTTGCCAATCTGGCGGCTGGGTTTTTCCAGGGCTTTGCGATCAGCAGCAGTTCCTCACGGACCCCCGTGGCCGAAGCCGCTGGCGCCAAAACCCAGTTGACCGGGGTGGTCGGCGCGTTGGCCGTTGCCCTGCTGTTGATGGTGGCGCCCAACCTGTTGCAGAACTTGCCCACCAGCGCACTGGCAGCGGTCGTGATCGCGTCGGCCATCGGCCTGATTGAAGTCGCTGACCTGCGACGTATTTATCGCATCCAGCGCTGGGAATTCTGGCTCTCGATCGTTTGCACCGTCGGGGTGGCCGTGTTCGGTGCGATCGAGGGCATCGGGCTGGCCATCGTGATCGCTGTGATCGAATTTCTGTGGGATGGCTGGCGGCCGTATTCCGCGGTACTGGGGCGAGTCGATGGCGTCAAGGGCTACCACGACATCCAGCGCTATCCCGACGCGCACCTTATCCCCGGCCTGGTGCTGTTTCGCTGGGATGCGCCGTTGTTCTTCGCCAATGCCGAACTGTTCAATGACCGAGTGCTTGATGCGGTGGCAGCATCGCCTACGCCCGTGCGCTGGTTGGTGGTGGCGGCAGAACCCGTCACCAGTGTGGACGTGACCTCCGCCGACATGCTGGCTGAATTGGACGACACCTTGCACGCGGCGGGCATCAAGTTGTGCGTGGCCGAGATGAAAGACCCGGTCAAGGACAAGCTGAAGCGATTCGGGCTGTTCGCGCGGCTTGGCGAAACGGCGTTCTTTCCAACCATCGGCAATGCCGTCGACAGCTACCTGATGATCCATCCAGCGGAGGGCGCGCGCTGA
- the ppk2 gene encoding polyphosphate kinase 2 has product MAKDKKKAPKSKAAETAKLKSKDYLEQLRGLHVELVKLQEWVKAKGVKICIVFEGRDGAGKGGTIKAITERVSPRVFRVVALTAPSDREKSQMYVQRYLPYLPAAGEVVIFDRSWYNRAGVERVMGFCTKEQVASFLKTTPLVERAIVDSGVILLKYWLEVSEDEQTRRLQERIKDGRKIWKLTPMDLKSYSRWYDYSRARDDMFQATDTNHAPWLVANSNDKRRARLNIISDLLSRIPYKEVPREEVVLPKRQKPAGYKEPDYPHRRVPEKF; this is encoded by the coding sequence ATGGCAAAAGACAAGAAAAAAGCCCCCAAGAGTAAAGCTGCTGAAACCGCGAAACTTAAAAGCAAGGATTATCTTGAGCAACTGCGTGGCCTGCATGTCGAGTTGGTCAAGTTACAGGAGTGGGTAAAAGCCAAGGGCGTCAAGATCTGCATCGTCTTCGAGGGGCGCGATGGCGCTGGCAAGGGCGGAACGATCAAGGCGATCACCGAACGCGTCAGCCCGCGTGTCTTTCGGGTCGTGGCGCTGACGGCGCCGAGTGATCGAGAGAAAAGCCAGATGTACGTCCAGCGTTACCTGCCATACCTTCCCGCGGCCGGCGAAGTGGTGATCTTCGATCGCAGTTGGTACAACCGGGCGGGCGTCGAGCGGGTGATGGGGTTCTGCACCAAAGAGCAGGTGGCCAGTTTCCTGAAGACAACGCCTTTGGTGGAGCGGGCAATCGTCGACTCGGGGGTGATCCTGCTCAAATACTGGCTGGAAGTCAGCGAAGATGAGCAGACCCGCCGGCTTCAGGAGCGCATCAAGGATGGGCGCAAAATCTGGAAGTTGACCCCCATGGATCTCAAGTCATACAGCCGCTGGTATGACTATTCGCGCGCGCGTGACGACATGTTCCAGGCAACCGACACCAATCATGCCCCGTGGCTGGTGGCTAACTCCAACGACAAACGGCGAGCGCGTCTTAACATCATCTCCGATTTGCTCAGCCGCATCCCGTACAAGGAAGTCCCACGCGAGGAGGTGGTGTTGCCCAAGCGGCAGAAACCAGCTGGCTATAAAGAGCCGGATTATCCGCACCGGCGAGTACCCGAAAAATTCTGA